In Halovivax gelatinilyticus, the following are encoded in one genomic region:
- a CDS encoding FAD-dependent monooxygenase, which translates to MQVTVVGGGPAGLYASTLLKKERPDWEITVYERDPADNTYGWGVVFSDATLSNLREADTKTHERITDAFVRWDPIDIHLEGESIRCGGHTFAGIMRSELLTILQERAAEVGVELRHGDEIDEGDVEELVDESDLLIGADGLNSTVRTTYEAAFRPSVSMGDAKFAWFGTEKPFDVFTFVFRENEHGLWRVHAYPGRMSTFIVECTEATWEAAGMDEKSEDEALAYVEDLFADHLDGHELRSKLYAWRNFPVVECGSWSMGEDVVLLGDAAHTAHFSIGSGTKLALEDAISLLEGVREHGDDVRSALNHYEKERRPRVEGLQDAAERSQRYFENVERYWDLPPEQFAYNLLTRSGRISYDSLKLRDVGYADGYDRWFETQASEATTEPLAARPPLHQPLSLRETTIDNRLVGSRPPSHEATDGRPADGYVDDLRERAESGPGLLLPDPIAVNATGRITPGTPGLYDDAHESTWADLVETVHAETDAAIGAQLFHAGRRGATRPRERGLDRPLPPDERWEVYAPSATPYAPGGPEPTAMDDSDCERVRDAFVRATERADAAGFDYLQLHAGHGYLLSSFLSPLTNDRDDEYGGSLENRMRYPLSVFDAVRDVWPDEKPLGVCLQATDWNLQGLKTRESLQVARELADRECDLLSIVAGQATVRERPRYDPTVLTDFTETYRNESGLPALSTSYVTTYDDVNTLVGSGRADLCTFNG; encoded by the coding sequence ATGCAGGTAACCGTCGTCGGCGGCGGCCCCGCCGGCCTCTACGCGAGTACGCTCCTGAAAAAAGAGCGCCCCGACTGGGAGATCACCGTCTACGAACGCGATCCGGCCGACAACACCTACGGCTGGGGCGTCGTCTTCTCCGACGCGACGCTGTCGAATCTCCGGGAAGCGGATACGAAAACCCACGAGCGCATCACCGACGCGTTCGTCCGCTGGGATCCGATCGATATCCACCTCGAGGGCGAGTCGATCCGCTGTGGCGGCCACACCTTCGCCGGCATCATGCGGTCGGAACTGCTCACGATCCTCCAGGAACGCGCAGCGGAAGTCGGCGTCGAACTGCGCCACGGCGACGAGATCGACGAAGGCGACGTCGAGGAACTCGTCGACGAATCCGACCTCCTGATCGGCGCCGACGGGTTGAACAGCACGGTTCGGACCACCTACGAAGCGGCCTTCCGACCGAGCGTCTCGATGGGCGACGCGAAGTTCGCCTGGTTCGGCACCGAGAAGCCGTTCGACGTCTTCACGTTCGTCTTCAGGGAGAACGAACACGGCCTCTGGCGCGTCCACGCCTACCCCGGTCGGATGAGCACGTTCATCGTCGAGTGCACCGAGGCGACCTGGGAGGCGGCCGGCATGGACGAAAAGAGCGAGGACGAAGCGCTCGCCTACGTCGAAGACCTCTTCGCCGACCACTTAGACGGCCACGAGCTACGGAGTAAGCTCTACGCCTGGCGAAACTTCCCCGTCGTCGAGTGCGGCTCGTGGTCGATGGGCGAGGACGTCGTCCTGCTCGGCGACGCCGCCCACACCGCCCACTTCTCGATCGGATCGGGAACCAAGCTCGCGCTCGAAGACGCCATCTCGCTGCTCGAAGGCGTTCGCGAACACGGCGACGACGTCCGGTCGGCGCTCAACCACTACGAGAAGGAGCGTCGGCCCCGCGTCGAAGGACTGCAGGATGCTGCCGAGCGCAGCCAGCGCTACTTCGAGAACGTCGAACGCTACTGGGACCTGCCGCCCGAACAGTTCGCGTACAACCTGCTGACCCGGAGCGGGCGGATTTCCTACGACAGCCTCAAACTGCGCGACGTCGGATACGCCGACGGCTACGACCGCTGGTTCGAAACGCAGGCGTCCGAGGCGACGACCGAACCGCTGGCCGCCCGCCCGCCGCTACACCAGCCGCTCTCACTTCGTGAGACGACGATCGACAACCGACTCGTCGGTTCGCGGCCGCCGAGTCACGAGGCGACCGACGGTCGGCCCGCCGACGGCTACGTCGACGACCTTCGCGAACGCGCAGAGAGCGGTCCCGGGCTCTTGCTACCCGATCCGATCGCGGTGAACGCGACCGGGCGAATCACGCCCGGCACGCCGGGGCTCTACGACGACGCCCACGAGTCGACCTGGGCCGATCTGGTCGAGACCGTCCACGCCGAGACGGACGCCGCCATCGGCGCGCAGCTGTTTCACGCCGGTCGTCGCGGCGCGACGCGACCGCGCGAGCGCGGACTCGATCGCCCGCTCCCGCCCGACGAGCGCTGGGAGGTGTACGCGCCGTCGGCCACCCCCTACGCCCCTGGCGGTCCCGAACCGACCGCGATGGACGACTCCGACTGTGAGCGCGTTCGCGACGCGTTCGTCCGGGCGACCGAACGCGCCGACGCGGCCGGGTTCGACTACCTCCAGCTCCACGCCGGCCACGGCTACCTCCTCTCGTCGTTCCTCTCGCCGCTGACGAACGACCGCGACGACGAGTACGGCGGGTCGCTCGAAAATCGGATGCGATATCCGCTCTCGGTCTTCGACGCCGTTCGAGATGTCTGGCCGGACGAAAAGCCCCTCGGCGTTTGTCTCCAGGCGACCGACTGGAACCTCCAGGGGCTGAAGACTCGCGAGTCGCTGCAAGTCGCCCGCGAACTCGCCGACCGCGAGTGCGATCTACTCTCGATCGTCGCCGGGCAAGCGACCGTCCGCGAGCGCCCGCGCTACGATCCGACGGTACTCACCGACTTCACCGAGACCTACCGGAACGAGAGCGGGTTGCCGGCGCTCTCGACGAGTTACGTCACGACCTACGACGACGTGAACACGCTCGTCGGCTCCGGACGCGCTGACCTCTGTACGTTCAACGGGTGA
- a CDS encoding LLM class flavin-dependent oxidoreductase — protein MQIGIGLPNTLDADRETLLTWAERAEDGPFTSLGVFDRLVYRSTDPLATLAACIGYTEDIQLVTSIVAGPLRNDALLAKRAATVDRLSGGRLTLGLALGARPEDYEAAGVNFDGRGRRFSKQLNSLRESWEDDEIGPEPAREGGPHLLVGGDSDPTFNRVGRYADGYIHGGGPPRAFERKAEQARAAWAESGRPGDPDLWGHGYFALGEDAAERGREYLLDYYAFTGPFAEKIADSLLTTPQEVLQFVRGYADAGCDELLLFPTVADDDQYDRLETLIETEWR, from the coding sequence ATGCAAATTGGAATCGGGCTCCCGAACACGCTGGATGCCGATCGAGAGACGCTGCTCACGTGGGCCGAGCGAGCCGAGGACGGCCCGTTCACGAGTCTCGGCGTCTTCGACCGGCTCGTCTACCGGAGCACGGACCCGCTCGCGACGCTCGCCGCCTGTATCGGCTACACCGAGGACATACAACTGGTGACCTCGATCGTCGCCGGCCCGCTTCGCAACGACGCGCTCCTCGCGAAGCGAGCCGCGACGGTCGACCGACTCTCGGGCGGACGGCTCACCCTCGGTCTCGCACTCGGGGCACGCCCCGAGGATTACGAGGCCGCCGGTGTCAACTTCGACGGACGTGGCCGGCGCTTCTCGAAGCAGTTGAATAGCCTCCGCGAGAGCTGGGAAGACGACGAGATCGGACCGGAACCCGCACGCGAGGGTGGCCCGCACCTGCTCGTCGGCGGCGACAGCGATCCCACCTTCAACCGCGTCGGGCGCTACGCCGACGGCTACATCCACGGCGGCGGGCCTCCGCGGGCGTTCGAGCGGAAAGCCGAACAGGCCCGGGCCGCCTGGGCCGAATCCGGCCGACCCGGCGACCCCGACCTCTGGGGTCACGGCTATTTCGCCCTCGGCGAGGACGCCGCCGAGCGCGGCCGCGAGTACCTCCTCGACTACTACGCCTTCACCGGCCCGTTCGCCGAGAAGATCGCCGACAGCCTGCTGACGACGCCACAGGAGGTGCTCCAGTTCGTCCGCGGCTACGCCGACGCCGGTTGCGACGAACTGCTGCTCTTTCCGACCGTCGCCGACGACGATCAGTACGATCGGCTCGAAACGCTCATCGAAACCGAGTGGCGATAA
- a CDS encoding sodium:solute symporter family protein, which translates to MVSLQAQVALATIGIYILVVLGVGYQGWRVGKLEIEDWMAADRGLGITALTFTVAATIFSAFAFLGAGGITYMTGLPAIIGFTLQLFFAGVIFWVLGSRMWILGAKYGYISPSDFLADFYDSKPLSLLASGVLILFSFPYVALQLTGAGIIFEVATEGVVSFEVGAAILLAAGVIYVWLGGLRALAWTDIIQGVFMLIAIWLSAILIMATAFQGPTDLFAELSAEFQDHFLIPGPGDMWTPEFTFTWFIIAVLGQMMLPQMFLRYFGGGSPATIKWSGVSASIYLFIFYLAIPFIALGGLIYFPEISDPDNIVPEMLYEFAPAWFASIVVAGAIAAAMSTKDSQLHAVAVLLTRDWYEEFVADGEIDERKETRFAQILVPIIAIIAYVIAIQEFAILFWLLTFALEGAAQLAPIIVGALIWDRASAAGAIAGLSTGVILVCLLLVEWIAIPSAIDVGFFSGFYALLANSIVFVVVSYVTSPVPQENVERIQGYLDGASNQRWDDDGSVVTADD; encoded by the coding sequence ATGGTTTCGTTACAAGCACAGGTAGCCCTCGCAACGATCGGAATCTACATTCTGGTCGTTCTGGGGGTCGGATACCAGGGATGGCGAGTCGGAAAACTAGAAATCGAAGACTGGATGGCGGCCGATCGTGGACTCGGCATCACAGCGCTCACGTTCACGGTGGCGGCAACGATTTTCTCTGCGTTCGCATTTCTCGGAGCAGGCGGGATCACGTACATGACCGGCCTCCCAGCGATAATTGGATTTACGCTCCAGCTATTTTTCGCCGGGGTAATATTCTGGGTTCTCGGAAGTCGTATGTGGATTCTCGGTGCCAAATACGGCTATATTTCACCGTCGGACTTCCTCGCCGACTTTTACGACTCGAAACCGCTTTCCTTACTTGCGAGTGGCGTGCTTATTCTGTTTTCGTTCCCGTACGTCGCGCTACAACTCACAGGCGCCGGGATCATCTTCGAAGTTGCAACTGAAGGAGTCGTCAGTTTCGAAGTTGGAGCCGCAATACTTCTCGCGGCGGGCGTCATCTACGTGTGGCTCGGCGGACTGAGAGCGCTCGCCTGGACGGACATCATCCAGGGTGTGTTCATGCTCATCGCGATCTGGCTCTCTGCGATACTCATCATGGCAACCGCGTTCCAGGGTCCGACAGACCTGTTCGCCGAATTGAGCGCCGAGTTCCAGGATCACTTCCTCATTCCGGGCCCGGGTGACATGTGGACGCCAGAGTTTACGTTTACGTGGTTCATTATCGCCGTGTTAGGCCAGATGATGCTCCCGCAGATGTTCCTTCGATACTTCGGCGGCGGTTCACCGGCGACGATCAAGTGGTCCGGCGTTAGCGCGTCGATCTACCTGTTTATCTTCTACCTGGCAATCCCGTTCATCGCCCTCGGCGGATTGATCTACTTCCCGGAAATATCTGATCCCGATAACATCGTTCCGGAGATGCTCTACGAATTCGCTCCGGCGTGGTTCGCTTCGATCGTCGTCGCCGGCGCGATCGCCGCGGCGATGAGTACGAAAGATTCGCAGCTTCATGCAGTCGCCGTCCTGCTGACTCGCGACTGGTACGAAGAATTCGTCGCCGACGGTGAAATCGACGAACGAAAAGAGACGCGCTTTGCACAGATACTGGTCCCGATCATCGCCATCATCGCGTACGTCATCGCGATCCAGGAGTTCGCCATCTTGTTCTGGCTGTTGACGTTCGCCCTGGAAGGCGCCGCCCAGCTGGCACCGATCATCGTCGGAGCGCTCATCTGGGATCGCGCATCCGCGGCGGGGGCGATAGCCGGACTCTCGACGGGTGTGATACTCGTGTGTCTGTTACTGGTCGAGTGGATCGCGATTCCGTCCGCGATCGACGTCGGATTCTTCTCCGGCTTCTACGCCCTCCTCGCGAACTCGATCGTCTTCGTCGTTGTGAGTTACGTCACGTCGCCCGTCCCACAGGAGAACGTAGAACGCATCCAGGGCTACCTCGACGGTGCGTCGAACCAGCGCTGGGACGACGACGGATCGGTAGTGACGGCCGACGACTGA
- a CDS encoding maleate cis-trans isomerase family protein — MVAHTRIGLIVPSTNTTNEVEFVDYAPSDVSIHVGRVTGGDCTVETLERMAADIERTAALLSDARVDLIAFGCTTGSLVHGAGYAEELIEVIQEASGVPAITTASAVVDALDGLGASTLSVATPYPDDINRLVSAYLEDHGFSIARLHGLGHASPVDVANRSETAVYDHAKTVADSAADCVFISCTDYPTFETIRPLERDIGRPVVTSNQATLWRALELTDVAYDDVPLGQLFDV, encoded by the coding sequence ATGGTCGCGCACACACGAATCGGGCTCATCGTCCCGTCGACGAATACGACCAACGAAGTCGAGTTCGTCGACTACGCCCCGTCCGACGTTTCCATTCACGTCGGGCGCGTCACAGGCGGCGATTGTACCGTCGAGACCCTAGAGCGAATGGCTGCTGACATAGAGCGCACTGCAGCGCTTCTGTCCGATGCGCGCGTGGATCTGATCGCGTTCGGCTGTACGACCGGGAGCCTGGTTCACGGCGCCGGATACGCCGAGGAACTCATCGAGGTGATTCAGGAGGCAAGCGGCGTCCCGGCCATCACGACCGCAAGCGCCGTCGTCGACGCGCTCGACGGGCTGGGGGCGTCCACACTGTCAGTCGCGACGCCGTACCCCGACGACATCAACCGACTCGTTAGTGCGTACCTGGAGGACCACGGATTCTCCATCGCGCGCCTCCACGGACTCGGTCACGCATCTCCCGTCGACGTGGCGAACCGGTCGGAGACGGCCGTCTACGATCATGCGAAGACTGTCGCCGATTCCGCCGCGGACTGCGTCTTTATCAGCTGTACGGACTATCCGACGTTCGAGACCATTCGCCCGCTCGAACGCGATATCGGTCGCCCGGTCGTCACCAGCAATCAGGCGACGCTGTGGCGCGCTCTCGAACTGACCGACGTGGCGTACGACGACGTTCCACTCGGACAGTTATTCGACGTATAA
- a CDS encoding RidA family protein — protein MTDREAYSTGTTFEEQFGYNRAVRVGNTVQVAGTSPIEDGEVVAPGEPYEQASFVMDRIEHALEEVGASITDVIHTEVYVTDFGDWEEIGRAHREAFPDEQPASTMIAVNELPREGMVVEIKAEAVRE, from the coding sequence ATGACCGACCGAGAGGCGTACTCGACCGGGACCACCTTCGAAGAGCAGTTCGGCTACAATCGTGCCGTGAGAGTCGGAAACACCGTCCAGGTGGCCGGGACGAGTCCGATCGAAGACGGCGAGGTCGTCGCCCCCGGCGAGCCGTACGAGCAGGCGTCGTTCGTTATGGATCGTATCGAACACGCACTCGAAGAAGTAGGCGCCTCGATTACCGACGTCATCCACACCGAGGTGTACGTGACCGACTTCGGCGACTGGGAGGAGATCGGACGCGCACACCGCGAAGCGTTCCCCGACGAACAGCCTGCGTCAACCATGATCGCCGTCAACGAGCTTCCGAGAGAGGGCATGGTCGTCGAGATCAAAGCCGAAGCCGTACGCGAGTGA
- a CDS encoding NAD(P)/FAD-dependent oxidoreductase → MHVVVVGGGIVGASAAYYLASGGADVTLCEKSHVGAGATGAGGGIRSQFSTPVNVALSKESISVWDSFEATFGVDLNERQHGYLFLARTEDTAAQLERDVALQREYGFENEFLQPEEAASRCPGISTEPFVGASFSPGDRFVDVSLAVQAFVDAAESAGATLSIGTDVTGIDLDRGERGRVTVRTDEGDVDADYVVNAAGAWAGEIAEMVGVELPVSPRLRRQLLVEPSRPFPIDLPLTMDLDTGAVFYPENEEVMITSGPQETMPIVDPDQYRGDEPIDWTIDVLESLGELATYFDEDSRVRRTIEGVYAQTPDSNPIIEETVPGFVNAVGFSGHGFMHAPATGQLVSEIILDGEPSLVDISALGSDRFEASAPDGEKSFI, encoded by the coding sequence ATGCACGTCGTAGTTGTTGGTGGGGGTATCGTCGGCGCGTCGGCTGCCTATTATCTCGCATCCGGCGGTGCCGACGTCACCCTCTGCGAAAAATCTCACGTCGGCGCCGGTGCGACCGGTGCTGGCGGGGGAATCCGGTCACAGTTTTCGACCCCGGTCAACGTGGCGCTCTCGAAGGAGAGTATCTCCGTCTGGGACTCGTTCGAAGCGACGTTCGGCGTCGATCTGAACGAGCGACAGCACGGATACCTCTTTCTCGCCCGGACCGAAGACACCGCGGCGCAACTCGAACGGGACGTCGCCCTCCAGCGCGAATACGGGTTCGAAAACGAGTTTCTGCAGCCGGAGGAAGCGGCCTCGCGGTGTCCGGGTATCTCGACGGAGCCGTTCGTCGGCGCCTCCTTTTCCCCCGGCGACCGGTTCGTCGACGTATCACTCGCCGTTCAGGCGTTCGTCGACGCCGCTGAATCGGCCGGAGCGACGCTATCGATCGGTACCGACGTGACCGGGATCGACCTGGATCGTGGCGAGCGAGGACGCGTCACCGTCCGCACCGACGAGGGAGACGTAGACGCAGACTACGTGGTGAACGCCGCCGGCGCGTGGGCCGGCGAGATCGCGGAGATGGTCGGCGTCGAACTCCCGGTATCGCCGCGACTTCGGCGGCAACTGCTCGTCGAACCGAGTCGACCGTTCCCGATCGATCTGCCGCTGACGATGGACCTCGATACGGGCGCCGTCTTCTACCCGGAGAACGAGGAGGTCATGATAACCAGCGGACCCCAGGAGACGATGCCGATCGTCGATCCCGATCAGTATCGAGGCGACGAACCGATCGACTGGACGATCGACGTCCTCGAGTCGCTCGGCGAACTGGCCACGTACTTCGACGAAGACAGTCGGGTCAGACGAACGATCGAAGGCGTGTACGCCCAGACGCCCGATAGCAATCCGATCATCGAAGAGACCGTCCCGGGGTTCGTCAACGCGGTCGGGTTTTCGGGCCACGGCTTCATGCACGCGCCGGCGACCGGGCAACTGGTCTCTGAGATCATCCTCGACGGTGAGCCCTCGCTCGTCGACATTTCCGCGCTCGGAAGCGACCGGTTCGAGGCGTCGGCTCCCGACGGCGAGAAAAGTTTCATCTAA
- a CDS encoding ABC transporter substrate-binding protein yields MKFESGSVSRREFVLATGATSAMLAGCLGGNGSGDEQVLRIGLDEDPRTIDPVRHLSTPDRQVLNNVFNNIVALDNDLSVVPELAVDLPETEQDGARWIVEIDSDAEFHNGEPVTFEDVEYSMTQPVVEDRGDAGDYNMIESIEEVDEHTIQFDLEEPYARFMLSLNTLVVPKDVREENKGAEDEWAENIIGSGPYKFVEWDEGERVLLEKNEDYWMDIDPALDEVEFLEIEEASTRVTTLETDETDLIENVPADLQSTVDAMDHSSMDVIEGLNCNFIAFNCIDGPTADPLVREGVDACIDLDNEIDLQIGDGGSRMYSPVPTILAEEWDLPVDEWADIPAEKDHDRAAELFEEGGLDPDYELDILVSGDDTLAISLANEIEAAGYSANVQNLEWGTFISTFNSGDADDMNIYLLGLSGSPDPGAFINTLYHPSREGADNGHYYRDDELLEWMEGADATDDEDERRELFIDATTRVLEQRVHLPTYEEMEAWGVANHVNDFHVNPRPSINPRLTSEWNNVSIDN; encoded by the coding sequence ATGAAATTTGAGAGTGGTTCGGTATCACGCCGCGAGTTCGTTCTCGCGACTGGTGCAACCTCGGCGATGCTTGCAGGATGTCTCGGTGGAAACGGATCCGGTGACGAACAGGTGCTGCGGATCGGTCTCGACGAGGACCCCCGGACGATCGATCCGGTCAGACACCTGAGTACACCCGATCGACAGGTGCTCAACAACGTCTTCAACAACATCGTCGCGCTGGATAACGATCTTAGCGTCGTTCCCGAACTGGCGGTGGACTTACCGGAGACCGAACAGGACGGCGCGCGGTGGATCGTCGAGATCGATTCGGACGCCGAGTTTCACAACGGCGAGCCGGTGACGTTCGAGGACGTCGAGTACTCGATGACCCAGCCGGTGGTCGAAGACCGCGGCGACGCGGGCGACTACAACATGATCGAGTCGATCGAGGAGGTCGACGAGCACACGATCCAGTTCGATCTCGAGGAGCCCTACGCGCGATTTATGCTCTCGCTGAACACGCTGGTGGTACCCAAAGACGTCCGCGAGGAGAACAAGGGCGCCGAAGACGAGTGGGCCGAGAACATCATCGGCAGCGGGCCGTACAAGTTCGTCGAGTGGGACGAAGGCGAGCGGGTGTTACTCGAGAAGAACGAGGACTACTGGATGGATATCGACCCGGCGCTCGACGAGGTCGAATTCCTCGAGATCGAGGAGGCCTCGACGCGGGTTACCACGCTCGAAACCGACGAAACCGATCTAATCGAGAACGTTCCGGCCGACCTGCAGTCGACGGTCGACGCGATGGATCACTCGTCGATGGACGTGATCGAAGGGCTCAACTGCAACTTCATCGCGTTCAACTGCATCGACGGGCCGACGGCAGACCCGCTCGTCCGCGAGGGCGTCGACGCCTGCATCGACCTCGACAACGAGATCGACCTGCAGATCGGCGACGGGGGCAGTCGGATGTATTCACCGGTGCCGACGATCCTCGCCGAAGAGTGGGATCTGCCGGTCGACGAGTGGGCCGACATTCCGGCGGAGAAAGACCACGACCGGGCGGCCGAACTGTTCGAGGAGGGTGGGCTGGACCCCGATTACGAGCTGGACATCCTGGTGTCGGGCGACGACACGCTGGCGATCTCGCTGGCGAACGAGATCGAGGCCGCCGGCTACTCGGCGAACGTCCAGAACCTAGAGTGGGGGACGTTCATCAGCACGTTCAACTCCGGCGACGCCGACGACATGAACATCTACCTTCTCGGTCTCTCCGGCTCGCCGGACCCCGGCGCGTTCATCAACACGCTCTATCACCCGAGCCGCGAGGGCGCCGACAACGGCCACTACTACCGCGACGACGAGTTACTCGAGTGGATGGAGGGCGCCGACGCGACCGACGACGAGGACGAACGCCGCGAGCTGTTCATCGACGCGACCACGCGCGTTCTCGAACAGCGCGTCCACCTGCCGACGTACGAGGAGATGGAGGCGTGGGGCGTCGCAAACCACGTCAACGATTTCCACGTGAACCCGCGGCCGTCGATCAACCCCCGGTTGACCAGCGAGTGGAACAACGTCAGCATCGACAACTAA
- a CDS encoding M24 family metallopeptidase, translated as MNTEHLDTHLDSIDADGYLLDASGSNGDQRYLSGFDASDPFVTLYEPTASERPNIHVLIGETEYGRTTRESNATSVETFSTHRSASDGSERSRGGAIASFVRDRDVSRVCVPERFPHGVASELRAAGIDVTTDESAAVTRTRAIKSAGEIDHIRSVLDRVEAAFERIEAVLASADVVDGWLYHGDDPLTGRTLTREIRRELVDRDLTTEHVLVGCGADSADPHGSTDGPIAAGESIVVDIFPADRHTAYHADTTRTFVVGEPDPALGRLYDQVDRALDIAIDTLGPGVTGEQVNEQVLGFLEGKGHRSRRTHDSFESGALHYVAHGIGLDVHELPVCLPDEPPLEPGAVVAVEPGLYYPEIGGVRLEDCVLITETGCERLSRHERRFVVD; from the coding sequence GTGAACACCGAACACCTGGATACGCACCTCGACTCGATCGACGCCGATGGGTACCTGCTCGATGCGAGCGGCTCGAACGGCGATCAACGGTACCTGTCGGGATTCGACGCCAGCGATCCGTTCGTGACGCTGTACGAACCGACCGCGTCGGAACGCCCGAACATTCACGTACTGATCGGCGAAACGGAGTACGGGCGCACGACGCGAGAGAGCAACGCGACCTCCGTGGAGACGTTTTCGACGCACCGATCGGCTTCGGATGGGTCCGAACGGAGCCGCGGTGGGGCGATCGCGTCGTTCGTTCGAGACCGCGACGTCAGCCGCGTTTGCGTGCCCGAACGCTTTCCCCACGGCGTCGCGAGCGAACTGCGAGCCGCGGGGATCGACGTGACGACCGACGAATCCGCGGCGGTGACGCGAACGCGGGCGATCAAATCTGCGGGCGAAATTGACCACATTCGATCCGTCCTCGACCGCGTCGAAGCCGCGTTCGAACGTATCGAGGCGGTGTTAGCCTCGGCCGACGTCGTCGATGGGTGGTTGTACCACGGCGACGACCCGCTCACGGGCCGGACGCTCACACGCGAAATTCGGCGCGAACTGGTCGATCGCGATCTGACGACGGAGCACGTGCTCGTCGGATGCGGCGCCGATTCGGCCGATCCCCACGGATCGACGGACGGGCCGATCGCAGCCGGCGAAAGCATCGTCGTGGATATCTTCCCGGCGGATCGACACACCGCGTATCACGCCGACACCACTCGTACGTTCGTCGTCGGAGAGCCGGATCCAGCGCTTGGCCGCCTGTACGACCAGGTCGACCGCGCACTCGATATCGCGATCGACACGCTCGGTCCCGGCGTTACTGGCGAGCAGGTAAACGAGCAGGTGCTCGGCTTTCTCGAAGGGAAGGGCCATCGCTCTCGTCGAACCCACGATTCGTTCGAATCGGGCGCGCTCCACTACGTCGCACACGGCATCGGTCTCGACGTCCACGAGTTGCCGGTGTGTCTCCCCGACGAACCTCCGCTCGAACCCGGCGCCGTGGTAGCGGTCGAACCCGGCCTGTACTACCCGGAGATCGGCGGCGTTCGTCTCGAAGACTGCGTTTTGATCACCGAAACGGGCTGTGAACGGCTCTCTCGCCACGAACGGCGGTTCGTCGTCGACTGA
- a CDS encoding alpha/beta hydrolase family protein, giving the protein MAQTSSFRTAFRESFLDPDEDSRVEPEEVTYETPDGEELHGTLWDSGVRPSPAVVMLYSPILHVHDAYKTYAQFLVRRGYTAFHPHHSLSGMEEAIPEFAAAGRWLKDREWIDEDRVAVYGQSAGGHDVYFQLSTYPGLWKAGIVWAGVADMIPLLEWGHIPDHVLRRLGDPYENDEHWWERSPITHLDNLEDPLLILHGTADEIVPASQPRLVHRKLTALGFEEGEDYEFDTFAGMKHGDHDDDGEYKKWRRIDEFLEQRV; this is encoded by the coding sequence ATGGCACAGACGAGTTCGTTTCGGACCGCGTTTCGCGAATCGTTCCTCGATCCCGATGAGGATTCCCGGGTCGAGCCGGAAGAAGTGACCTACGAAACGCCTGACGGCGAGGAACTACACGGTACGTTGTGGGACTCCGGCGTCCGACCGTCACCCGCCGTGGTGATGCTGTACAGCCCGATACTACACGTTCACGACGCCTACAAGACCTACGCCCAATTCCTCGTCAGACGCGGGTATACGGCGTTTCATCCCCACCACAGCCTTTCGGGCATGGAGGAGGCCATTCCGGAATTCGCCGCGGCCGGACGGTGGTTGAAAGACCGGGAGTGGATCGACGAAGATCGCGTCGCGGTCTACGGCCAGTCGGCCGGCGGACACGACGTTTACTTCCAGCTGTCGACGTACCCGGGTCTGTGGAAGGCCGGGATCGTCTGGGCGGGCGTCGCCGACATGATTCCGCTTCTCGAGTGGGGTCACATCCCCGATCACGTTCTGCGCCGACTCGGCGATCCGTACGAAAACGACGAACACTGGTGGGAGCGCAGTCCCATCACGCACCTCGACAACCTCGAAGACCCGCTCTTGATTCTGCACGGAACCGCCGACGAAATCGTCCCGGCGTCCCAACCGCGACTCGTCCATCGGAAGCTGACCGCTCTCGGATTCGAAGAGGGCGAAGATTACGAGTTCGACACGTTCGCCGGAATGAAACACGGCGATCACGACGACGACGGCGAGTACAAGAAGTGGCGCCGGATCGACGAATTCCTCGAACAGCGAGTGTAG